In Candidatus Eisenbacteria bacterium, the following are encoded in one genomic region:
- a CDS encoding chromate resistance protein ChrB domain-containing protein, translated as MKPHDWLFLIHRVPARPLYLRARIRALLARAGAAPLKKAVYALPHGEAELARLKAVADEIRSAGGEAFVCEARFTSAEDEAALRAAFRSPVARASKGADSRWKGQAWVTRSGILVDRIACAWFIRRFLDPKARIRFAPPPHTIRAGERSFDMPGAEFSHEGGGCSLETLIARTGTEDVALSRVARIVHELDLRDGAFDVPEAPGVERLLSGIVSSHADDASRLERGMTLFDHLYRSFRPASLPSPTVARPKPRRPREVRS; from the coding sequence ATGAAGCCGCACGACTGGTTGTTCCTGATCCACCGCGTTCCCGCCCGGCCCCTCTATCTACGGGCCAGGATCCGCGCCCTGCTCGCCCGCGCCGGCGCCGCGCCGCTCAAGAAGGCGGTCTACGCGCTGCCGCACGGTGAAGCGGAGCTGGCCCGGCTCAAGGCGGTGGCCGACGAGATCCGGAGCGCCGGCGGTGAGGCCTTCGTCTGCGAAGCCCGCTTCACGTCGGCGGAGGACGAGGCGGCTCTTCGAGCTGCGTTTCGCTCACCGGTGGCGCGTGCATCGAAGGGCGCGGATTCTCGCTGGAAGGGGCAGGCGTGGGTCACTCGCTCCGGGATCCTGGTCGATCGGATCGCGTGCGCGTGGTTCATCCGCCGATTCCTCGATCCGAAGGCACGGATCCGCTTCGCGCCGCCGCCCCACACGATCCGCGCGGGAGAGCGAAGCTTCGACATGCCGGGCGCCGAGTTCTCGCACGAGGGCGGAGGCTGTTCGCTGGAAACGCTGATCGCCCGGACCGGGACCGAAGACGTCGCCCTGTCGCGCGTCGCGCGAATCGTTCATGAGCTCGATCTCCGGGACGGCGCGTTCGACGTTCCCGAGGCGCCCGGTGTCGAGCGCCTCCTCTCCGGGATCGTGTCCTCCCATGCCGACGACGCGAGCCGGCTCGAGCGAGGGATGACGCTCTTCGATCACCTCTACCGCTCGTTCCGTCCCGCTTCACTCCCATCGCCCACGGTGGCGCGCCCCAAGCCGCGGCGTCCGCGCGAGGTGCGTTCGTGA
- a CDS encoding chromate resistance protein ChrB domain-containing protein, which translates to MKWITRENAAVDRIACPWLIRRFVDPEAEFLFVAPDKVREVAEQEGAVPYDVEGVELGHRDGRCSFESILVKYGLERDPALAILGQLIHGADITEHADRMPESRGLKAIASGFRLLHGRDDHLKLRLETPLYDALYAWAQDQHARAREVKAGV; encoded by the coding sequence ATGAAATGGATCACGCGTGAGAATGCCGCCGTCGACCGGATTGCCTGTCCGTGGCTGATCCGCCGGTTCGTCGACCCCGAGGCGGAGTTCCTGTTCGTGGCGCCCGACAAGGTCCGCGAAGTCGCCGAGCAGGAAGGCGCCGTGCCCTACGACGTCGAGGGCGTGGAGCTCGGGCACCGGGACGGCCGCTGCTCGTTCGAGAGCATCCTCGTCAAGTACGGGCTCGAACGCGATCCGGCGCTCGCGATCCTGGGCCAGCTGATCCATGGAGCCGACATCACCGAGCACGCCGACCGCATGCCGGAGAGCCGAGGCCTCAAGGCCATCGCTTCCGGTTTTCGCCTGCTGCACGGCCGCGACGATCACTTGAAGCTGCGCCTGGAGACGCCGTTGTACGACGCCCTCTACGCCTGGGCCCAGGACCAGCACGCGCGCGCCCGGGAGGTGAAGGCCGGTGTCTGA
- a CDS encoding aminopeptidase, producing the protein MSDPRRALLARTIVRHSTRLERDEVMLIESFDLTDGLVSDLIDEVHAVGGVPLPYLRKNALIRQLLLEGNERQVALQAEIELFQMQKAQAYVGIRAVENVSELADVPPDHAALHARLIQKAVHADYRVNHTKWVVLRYPTPSMAQLAGMSTAAFERFYYDVCTLDYGLMADAIAPLADRMRRTDEVRLRGPGTDLRFSIKGIGAVSCEGRRNLPDGECFTAPVRNSIEGHISYNAPSLYQGTTYRDVCLTFEGGAIVRATGSPQDRLEKLLASDEGSRSVGEFSLGFNPHILRPMLDTLFDEKIAGSLHFTPGQAYALADNGNRSQIHWDLVLIQRPEYGGGEVWFDGELVRKDGRFLPADLQGLNPENLVNAR; encoded by the coding sequence GTGTCTGATCCACGCAGGGCGCTGCTCGCGCGCACGATCGTGCGACATTCGACCCGGCTCGAGCGGGACGAAGTGATGCTGATCGAGTCGTTCGATCTGACGGACGGGCTGGTGTCCGATCTGATCGACGAGGTGCACGCGGTCGGCGGCGTCCCGCTCCCGTACCTGCGGAAGAACGCATTGATCCGCCAGCTCCTCCTCGAGGGCAACGAGCGGCAGGTGGCCCTGCAAGCCGAGATCGAGCTGTTCCAGATGCAGAAGGCTCAGGCCTACGTCGGGATCCGCGCCGTCGAAAACGTCTCGGAGCTCGCGGACGTCCCGCCCGATCACGCGGCGCTTCACGCTCGCCTCATCCAGAAGGCGGTGCATGCTGACTATCGCGTCAACCACACCAAGTGGGTGGTGCTGCGCTACCCCACGCCGTCGATGGCGCAGCTCGCGGGCATGAGCACCGCGGCGTTCGAGCGCTTCTACTACGACGTCTGCACACTCGACTACGGGCTCATGGCGGATGCCATTGCTCCCCTGGCCGACCGGATGCGGCGCACCGACGAGGTCCGGCTTCGCGGCCCGGGGACCGATCTGCGCTTCAGCATCAAGGGGATCGGCGCGGTGTCATGCGAAGGGCGCCGCAACCTGCCGGACGGAGAGTGCTTCACGGCGCCGGTGAGGAATTCGATCGAGGGCCACATCTCCTACAACGCTCCTTCGCTCTACCAGGGCACGACCTACCGCGACGTCTGCCTGACCTTCGAAGGCGGAGCGATCGTGAGGGCGACCGGGAGTCCGCAGGATCGCCTCGAAAAGCTGCTCGCGTCCGACGAAGGCTCGCGGTCGGTCGGCGAGTTTTCGCTCGGATTCAATCCGCACATCCTTCGGCCCATGCTCGACACGCTGTTCGACGAGAAGATCGCGGGGTCCCTGCACTTCACTCCCGGCCAGGCCTACGCGCTGGCCGACAACGGCAACCGTTCCCAGATCCATTGGGACCTGGTCCTCATCCAGCGTCCGGAGTACGGCGGAGGCGAGGTGTGGTTCGACGGGGAGCTGGTGCGGAAGGACGGGCGCTTCCTCCCCGCCGACCTGCAGGGATTGAATCCCGAGAACCTGGTGAACGCGCGCTGA